From the Leptospira sp. WS60.C2 genome, one window contains:
- the murC gene encoding UDP-N-acetylmuramate--L-alanine ligase, whose protein sequence is MKIFLVGIGGIAMGNLAYMLKSQGHDVSGSDQNLYPPMSDKLEEWGLSPKSGYRKENVKGADLVIIGNAISRGNPEVEEVLNTGIEYMSMAEAIGHFFLKGKKPIVISGTHGKTTTTFLTHWILESIGLKPGLFVGGIRKDGFPGFALGEGDYFVIEGDEYDSAFFDKSSKFLHYRPYYLVMNALDFDHADIFANLDAIKVMFKRLLNLVPSRGKVFYWKGSKNLSDITKDYQHAPVETFELGDKNSIFKYEKGILTEIRTKSRLKPSLIGSHNYRNVEVAVRVCLEIAPQKRKEILEAVESFPGVKRRQENLYVSESGLLVEDFAHHPVAIQETIKAHKEAYPGYKIISLFEPRSATSHRNVFQEDFAKCFKGSDVSIVTEVYQVDKVSKSLRLNVKKLVKDIKTNTKKESLYAATPKDIPSLLKKILPKYKKDKLIILAMSNGAFGGIYSELKSLMETRESL, encoded by the coding sequence TTGAAGATATTTTTGGTAGGAATTGGCGGAATTGCCATGGGCAATTTGGCCTATATGTTAAAAAGCCAAGGTCATGATGTTTCTGGTTCAGACCAAAACCTATACCCACCTATGTCGGATAAATTAGAAGAATGGGGACTTTCACCTAAGTCTGGTTACCGTAAAGAGAATGTCAAAGGAGCAGACCTTGTCATCATTGGGAATGCGATCTCTCGTGGGAATCCTGAAGTCGAAGAGGTTTTAAACACAGGCATTGAATACATGAGTATGGCAGAAGCCATTGGTCATTTTTTTCTGAAAGGGAAAAAGCCAATTGTGATTTCTGGAACTCATGGCAAAACCACGACCACTTTTCTTACCCATTGGATTTTAGAATCCATTGGACTTAAACCCGGTCTATTTGTGGGTGGAATTCGAAAAGATGGATTTCCTGGGTTTGCTCTCGGAGAGGGAGATTACTTTGTGATCGAAGGAGATGAGTATGATTCTGCTTTCTTCGATAAGAGTTCCAAGTTTTTACACTATAGACCGTATTACCTTGTGATGAATGCACTTGACTTTGACCATGCCGACATCTTTGCAAATTTGGATGCCATCAAAGTGATGTTCAAACGGTTGTTAAACTTAGTTCCCAGCCGTGGGAAGGTTTTTTATTGGAAAGGTTCCAAAAATTTAAGTGATATCACCAAAGACTACCAACATGCACCTGTCGAAACCTTTGAGTTAGGTGACAAAAATTCCATTTTTAAATATGAAAAAGGAATTTTAACAGAGATACGAACTAAATCTAGATTAAAACCATCTCTCATTGGGTCACATAACTATCGCAATGTGGAAGTGGCAGTGCGTGTCTGTTTGGAAATTGCTCCGCAAAAACGAAAGGAAATTTTGGAAGCAGTGGAGTCTTTTCCTGGCGTCAAACGTAGACAAGAAAACTTGTATGTTTCCGAATCGGGTTTACTTGTGGAAGACTTTGCTCATCATCCTGTTGCCATCCAAGAAACCATCAAAGCCCACAAAGAAGCGTATCCAGGTTACAAAATTATCTCTCTATTTGAACCAAGAAGTGCTACTTCCCACAGAAATGTGTTCCAAGAGGATTTTGCCAAATGTTTTAAAGGAAGTGATGTGAGTATTGTTACGGAAGTTTACCAAGTGGACAAAGTGAGTAAATCACTCCGCCTCAATGTGAAAAAGTTGGTCAAGGACATCAAAACCAATACCAAAAAAGAATCTCTCTATGCTGCCACACCAAAAGACATTCCTTCTCTTTTAAAAAAGATCTTACCCAAATATAAAAAAGACAAACTCATCATCCTTGCCATGTCCAATGGTGCGTTTGGTGGCATTTATTCTGAACTAAAATCCTTAATGGAAACCCGAGAATCCCTATGA
- the pheS gene encoding phenylalanine--tRNA ligase subunit alpha: MSLSQEIASLVKEAETVLNSATNEQELDALKNQFIGKKGKLTSVLKGLASLSVEEKKTVGKEANEAQTRLEAFVESKRISLKESFYENQLGKEFFDTLRPLPKKERGSLHPISQIQYEIEDIFTSMGFSVMDGPEVETDENNFGALNFTDDHPARDMQDTFYTVDGNLLRTHTSAIQVRALRKLKPPFRIIAPGRVFRYEEVDASHENTFYQVEGMVVGENISVAHLIYTMETLLSRVFRKEIKTRLRPGYFPFVEPGFELDINCLVCNGDGCSVCKHSGWLELLPCGLVHPNVLEAAGLDSKKWTGFAFGLGLDRLVMMRYGIHDIRYFQSGNLRFLKQF, translated from the coding sequence ATGAGCCTATCCCAAGAAATCGCATCACTTGTCAAAGAAGCAGAAACTGTATTGAATTCCGCAACCAATGAACAAGAGTTAGATGCTCTGAAAAACCAGTTTATCGGTAAAAAAGGAAAACTCACCTCTGTTCTCAAGGGACTTGCGTCTCTTTCTGTGGAAGAAAAAAAGACTGTTGGTAAAGAAGCAAACGAAGCCCAAACACGACTCGAAGCGTTTGTGGAATCCAAACGAATTTCTCTTAAAGAAAGTTTTTATGAGAACCAATTGGGAAAAGAATTTTTTGATACACTCCGCCCACTTCCGAAAAAGGAAAGAGGGAGTTTACATCCGATCTCCCAAATCCAATACGAGATCGAAGACATCTTCACTTCCATGGGTTTTTCTGTGATGGATGGTCCAGAAGTCGAGACAGACGAAAACAATTTTGGCGCCTTAAACTTTACCGACGATCATCCTGCTCGTGACATGCAAGATACGTTTTATACGGTCGATGGCAATTTGCTTAGGACTCATACGTCCGCCATCCAAGTGCGTGCCCTACGAAAACTAAAACCACCTTTCCGTATCATCGCTCCTGGTCGTGTGTTTCGGTATGAAGAAGTGGACGCCTCGCATGAAAATACCTTCTACCAAGTGGAAGGAATGGTGGTAGGGGAAAACATTTCCGTTGCCCATTTGATTTATACAATGGAGACACTTCTCTCTCGTGTGTTTCGTAAGGAAATCAAAACAAGACTTCGCCCAGGATATTTCCCATTTGTGGAACCAGGATTTGAACTCGATATCAATTGCCTTGTTTGTAATGGTGATGGTTGTAGTGTTTGCAAACACTCAGGTTGGCTCGAACTTCTCCCATGTGGGCTTGTGCATCCGAATGTATTAGAAGCCGCTGGCCTTGATTCCAAAAAATGGACAGGGTTTGCTTTTGGACTGGGACTTGACCGATTGGTGATGATGCGTTATGGGATCCATGACATCCGCTATTTCCAATCTGGGAACTTACGTTTTTTGAAACAGTTTTAG
- a CDS encoding Gldg family protein: protein MLLSADRVLPFVSLVSLFAYFLFDGMVVDPKRKIIFLGVVFLFLASDTIVRAFSKGIRKEDQNRYIAAVFGIAAFLLSVLRDFLDLKPVAGFNEEVSAIPKIREFLLLCVVLFSLVFLLQIILLEIGKSSLEAQSNLAKSKSSLLQNAVLGFLFVLPVLVAVNYFAIKRNYNFDLSSQGKFSLSQISRNLIKPISQDVTITAFYPRPLEADGPANGDKLTAFALTRVRPDIEILLDQIKAENSHITVQFINADVEIDLLKEFGQVSNGTIFVRSKKQSALTSLTPFAEERVIAKEPKDLEDLERKLVGALLNVTTEQKKVYFTVANGERYGISFRALPNEQVNRFVSSLQFLNFKVAELGFGQGWPSKLPEDADMLVILGPTVPFSKEAREELSKFVLEKNGKILITMEPKGSEDFSWLLQSAGLKFKSAPMIEREDKPGFIVAKRFPENRLTDLLQKKDMGILFPYSGYLETEPNAPTPFQWKSETLLESGYEAYQDENNNGKMDPNEKKESKILSVVLSPMSLTGEKSGKIILHAGTSWITDQFIPYVMNSQFSTVSITGLFQDNIVAEIPLKKEEVDTITLSDNQKLVAWVIGVFLFPGFILAVGSYFVYVRRKHSMLEV, encoded by the coding sequence ATGTTATTATCTGCTGATAGAGTACTTCCGTTTGTAAGTTTAGTATCCCTTTTCGCCTATTTCTTGTTTGATGGAATGGTTGTGGATCCCAAAAGGAAAATTATCTTTTTGGGTGTAGTATTTTTGTTTTTAGCGTCCGATACCATCGTGCGAGCCTTTTCTAAAGGGATTCGTAAAGAGGATCAAAATCGATACATTGCAGCAGTATTTGGAATTGCTGCTTTTCTGTTATCCGTTTTACGCGATTTCTTAGATTTAAAACCTGTTGCAGGTTTTAATGAAGAGGTTAGTGCCATTCCCAAAATTAGAGAATTTTTACTTTTGTGTGTGGTACTTTTTTCTTTGGTATTTTTGTTACAGATCATCCTACTTGAAATTGGAAAATCTTCTCTTGAAGCACAAAGTAATTTGGCAAAATCCAAAAGTTCCCTTTTACAAAATGCGGTGCTAGGATTTTTATTTGTTCTTCCAGTTCTTGTGGCTGTGAATTATTTTGCGATCAAACGGAATTATAACTTTGATTTAAGTAGCCAAGGGAAATTCTCTTTATCTCAGATCTCTCGAAACTTGATCAAACCGATTTCTCAAGATGTAACGATTACGGCCTTTTACCCAAGGCCACTCGAAGCCGATGGTCCTGCGAACGGTGACAAACTCACTGCGTTTGCACTCACACGAGTTAGACCTGATATAGAAATTTTACTCGATCAAATCAAAGCAGAAAATTCACACATCACAGTGCAATTTATCAATGCAGATGTGGAGATTGATTTACTCAAAGAATTTGGGCAAGTTTCCAATGGAACGATCTTTGTTCGCTCAAAAAAACAATCAGCTCTGACATCTCTCACTCCGTTTGCAGAAGAACGAGTGATTGCCAAAGAACCAAAAGATTTAGAAGATTTAGAACGTAAGTTAGTTGGTGCTTTGCTCAACGTGACCACAGAACAAAAGAAAGTCTACTTCACAGTCGCAAACGGCGAAAGGTATGGAATTTCGTTTCGAGCCTTACCTAACGAACAAGTGAATCGTTTTGTTTCTTCCCTTCAGTTTTTAAACTTTAAAGTTGCCGAGTTAGGCTTTGGGCAAGGTTGGCCCTCCAAATTACCAGAGGATGCAGACATGCTTGTGATCCTTGGTCCAACTGTTCCGTTTTCCAAAGAAGCAAGAGAAGAACTTTCTAAATTTGTTCTCGAGAAAAATGGCAAAATTCTCATCACCATGGAACCAAAAGGAAGTGAAGATTTTAGTTGGTTGTTACAATCTGCTGGTTTAAAATTCAAATCTGCACCCATGATTGAACGTGAGGATAAACCAGGTTTTATCGTAGCAAAACGTTTCCCTGAAAATCGACTGACTGATCTCTTACAAAAAAAAGATATGGGAATTTTATTTCCTTACAGTGGTTATTTGGAGACGGAACCAAACGCACCAACTCCCTTTCAATGGAAATCAGAGACACTCTTGGAATCTGGCTATGAGGCATACCAAGATGAAAACAATAATGGGAAAATGGATCCAAATGAAAAGAAGGAGAGTAAAATCCTATCTGTTGTTTTGTCGCCTATGTCACTCACTGGTGAGAAATCCGGAAAAATCATTTTACATGCAGGAACAAGTTGGATCACAGATCAGTTCATTCCGTATGTGATGAATTCTCAGTTTTCCACAGTCTCTATTACGGGTTTATTCCAAGACAATATTGTTGCTGAGATTCCATTAAAAAAGGAAGAAGTGGATACGATTACTCTTTCCGACAATCAAAAGTTAGTTGCTTGGGTGATTGGAGTGTTTTTGTTTCCTGGATTTATTTTGGCTGTCGGTTCTTATTTTGTCTACGTTAGACGTAAACACTCCATGTTAGAAGTATGA